CGCCGGACGCTTTAGCCGGTTTTTCTGGAGCCGTCCCGCGGGTTCGAGCCGTTCCGGCGGCCTCGTCTGGTATAACAGCGGCCACCTGTTCTATAATAACAAAACCGTTCAGCCATTTCGCGGTCGGCGCGGGAATCGGACAGCGCCGTCCGTCGTTTTCCCGCAGCCGGTGAGGTTCCATGTTCAACAAGATCCTGATCGCCAACCGCGGCGAGGTGGCCTTGCGGGTCATCCACGCCGCCCGTGAGTTGGGCATCCGCACCGTGGCCGTCTACTCCGAGGCCGATCGTGAGTCTCCTCACGTCCGCGAGGCCGACGAGGCCGTCTGCATCGGCCCGCCGCCGCCCAACCGCAGTTATCTCTCTATCCCCCGGATCATCGCCACCGCCGAGATCACCGACGCCGACGCCATCCACCCCGGCTACGGCTTTTTGGCCGAGAACCCGCACTTCGCCGAGATCTGCGAGGCCTGTCAGGTGACATTCATCGGCCCCGATCCGCGGACCATCACCATGATGGGCAACAAGTCCCGGGCCCGGCAGACGATGACCGCGGCCGGCGTGCCCGTGGTCCCCGGTTCCGAGGGCGTGGTGCAGAAGGTCGACGACGCCATCGAGCTGGCCGAGGAGATCGGCTATCCCGTGATCGTCAAGGCGGTTTCCGGCGGCGGCGGGCGCGGGATGCGCATCGCCCACACCCAGGTCAGCCTGATCAAGGCCTTTTCCACGGCCCAGACCGAGGCCGAGGCCGCCTTCGGCGACGGCAGCCTCTATCTGGAGAAGTTCATCGTCAAGCCTCGCCACGTCGAGATTCAGATCATGGCCGACAAGCACGGCAACGTCGTCCACCTCGGCGAGCGCGACTGCTCGATCCAGCGCCGCCATCAGAAGCTGCTGGAGGAATCCCCCTCTCCGGCCGTCGACGCCGAGCTGCGCGCCCGGATGGGTGAAGCGGCGGTCGAGGCGGCCCGTGCCTGCGGCTACCACTCCGCCGGCACCGTCGAGTTCCTCCTCGACGCCTCGGGACACTTCTACTTCATGGAGATGAACACCCGCATCCAGGTCGAGCACCCCGTTACCGAGATGTTGACCGGAACCGACCTGGTCATCGAGCAGATCCGTGTCGCCGCCGGCGCGGAGCTCTCCTGGAGCCAGGACGAGATCACCTACGACGGCCACGTCATCGAGTGCCGCATCAACGCCGAGGACCCGATGCGCAACTTCACCCCCAGCCCCGGTCCCATCGCGGAGTTCCAGGCCCCGGCGGGCGAGCATATCCGTATCGACACCTTCGCCGAGACCGGCGGCACCGTCAGCCCTTACTACGACTCCCTCGTCGCCAAGCTGATCGTCAAGGGCGCCGACCGCGCCGATTGCATCGCCCGTACGCGGGCCGCCCTGGACGAGCTGGTCATCGAGGGCGTCAAGACGACGATCCCCTTCCATCAGGCCCTGCTGCAGCACCCGCGCTTCGTCGCGGGCGACTTCGACACCGGCTTCCTCGACGAGGAGCGGGTGGTCTAGCCGACGGTTTAGAGGCGATCACAACCGGTTGTCGGTCTCCAGCAAACCAAAGCGCTCCGTAACGTCCCGCTACCCAGGGGGGCTATGCCGTTGTTCCAGGTAATACAGCAGGTCGTTACCCGGCTGAAGCCCGAAGCCTTCCTCAAAGAGCGGCAGTTGCAGCGGCTGTTCGAGGCGAACCTGGAGGAGTTGTTGGGGCTGCGCTTCGTCGCCAGCGAGTTCTCGACGGGCGAAAAACACGGCGGCCGGATCGACACCCTGGGTATCGATCAAAACGATTGTCCGGTGATCATCTGAGTACAAATTGTCCTCGAAAAGCAACATCATCAATCAGGGGCTGTATTACCTCGATTGGCTGCTGGATCACAAGGGCGATTTCCAGATTGCTGTTCAGCGATGGCTGGGCAGCGATGTAACGGTATCCTGGGACTACGCCCGTCTGGTTCTGATCGCCCGGGACTTCAACAAGTACGACCGGTACGCCGTCGAGCAGATCGGGCGACTGGTGGAGCTGAAGTCATACCGTCTGTATCAGAACGGCCTGCTCTACCTGGAGGACGTCTACTCGACCCCGCTGCCGCAGATCAGCAAAGCTACCCAAACAGAAGCGCTGGATGAAGCCGATATAAAGGCGGCGGCGGCTTATTCGGTCGATGTGCATCTCGAAGACAAACCGGTTGGGATTCAGGACAGCTTCGCCGCTTTACGTGAATACATCCTTTCGCTGGGCGGGGACGTGATCGAGAAGCCGACCAAGCTCTACATCGCCTACTCAGCCACGCGCAACTTCTGCGAGATTGAACTGCAGAAAACACAGCTCAAGCTGTCCCTCGATATCCCATACGACGAGCTCAGCGCGACGGAGCTGGTTCGCGATGTGAGTAAAATCAGTCATTGGCCCACCGGGAGTTGTCAGGTAATCATCAAACCGGCTGAAGAACTGGAACCAGTGTACGGTTTAATCAAAGAATCCTACGACTACTTCCAATAGCAGTCCCGGAGACCCGTCATCGCCGAGTTCCTCAAGCTGCTCCACGTCCGGGGGACCCTGCTGTCACCCTGGCTGATGGCCAAGTTCTTCCCCCTCGAGGAGCGGGGCTTTCGCCAGGATTGCGTCCTGCGACCGGATAACCGGGCGGCGCTGCCCGTCGACTTCCCCCTGGGGCTGCGCCGGGTGCGCGGCCGGCCCAACCTGCTGGATCATTTGAGCCTGAGCAGTTTGCGGACGCTCGCCAGGAGCGGCCGCTGGGCGGCGGAGTACATCCACGGACTGGAGCCGTTGCTGGCGGACTACGGGCTGGTGCGCAGCGCCGAGATCCATTACCCCTTCAGTTGGCAGTGCGTCCGGGCGCACCGTCGCGGCCAGGGCCCGCCAGTGGTGGTCACCGTTCACCAGAATATCCCCCACATCTGGTTGAAGAAAAGCCGCATCCAGAATGAACTGGCCGAGGTCCGCCGCGGCGCCCGGTTGTTCGTGGCGGTGACGGAGTACTGCGCCCGGCTCTGCCGCCAGGAGGGCATCCCCGCGGAGCGTATCCGCGTCGGCGGCAACGCCGTCGATTTGGCGCGCTTCCGGCCGGGTCCGGTGGACAGCGGACTGCGACGGAAACTCGGCGCCGGGGAGGGCGACTTCCTCGTCCTGGCCCTGGGACGCCAGCGCTGGGAGAAGGGCCAGTGGGTGCTGGTCCACGCCCTGCGGGCCCTGGAGCTGGCGGGGAAGCCGGTCCGTGGGGCGATCGTCGGCTCCGGCGGTGCCCGGAGCGGGCTGGAGCGCCTGGCCGCCGCCTATCGCCTCGGCGAGCGGCTGCGCTTCCTCGACCCTCTGCCCTACGAGAGGGTGCCGGAGCTGCTGCGCGCGGTGGACTGTCTGGTCCAGCCCTCCCTGCCCGCCCCGCACTGGCAGGAGCAGTTCGGCATGGCGGCGCTGGAGGCCCTGGCCTGCGGCGTCCCCGTGGTGACGACCCGCGTCGGCGGCATCCCCGAGGTCGTCGGCGAGGCGGCCCTCTACACCCCGCCGGGCAACTACGTCGCCCTGGCCGAGTCCCTGGAGCGCCTGCGCACGACGCCCGGCCTGCGCGAAGAACTCATCGGTCGCGGTCTGGAACGGGCCGAGCTCTTCTCGCTGGAGCGCATCGCCGGACGCTACACCGCGGCCTTCGCCGACGCCGCCGCCGCAGGGTAGGAGGAAGCCCGATGATGGAACCGACGCCGCGCATCGACGCCGCCCTCTGCCCGGCGGAGCTGGCCGGCCTGGAGCTGAGCGGGCGCACCGCCGTGGTCATCGACGTCCTGCGGGCCACCACCACGATCACCACGGCCCTGGAGGCGGGGGCGGCGGCGCTGATCCCACGGGCCACCCTGGAGGAGTGCCGCGCCCGCCGCCGGGAGGATCCGGAGCTCCTCTGCGGGGGCGAGCGCGGCGGCCTCAAACCCGCCGACTTCGAGCTGGGCAACTCACCGGCCGCGTACACAGCGTCCGCGGTCCGGGGCCGGCGGATCGTCTTCTCGACGACCAACGGCACCCGGGCCCTGCTGGCCTGCGCCGCGGCGGAGACGGTCCTGCTGGGGGCGCTGATCAACCGTGCCGCCGTCGCCGGGCGCCTGGCCGCCGACGGCCGCGACGTCGTCCTGGTCTGCTCGGCCAAGCACGGCCGGCCCAACCTGGAGGACAGCCTCTGCGCCGGGTTGATCGTCCGGGCCCTGGAGGAGCGGGGTCTTGAACTGGAGTTGTCCGACGGCGCCCGGCTGGTGCGCGCCGTCGCCGCGACCTATCCTCCCGGCTACGACGTCCTGGCCGACACCGATCACGGCCGCGAGATGCTCAGCCTGGACCTCGAGGCCGATATCCGCTTCTGCGCCCGTCTCGACACCTGCCGGACCGTCGGGCGCTGGACCGCGGGACGGATTATCGTTTAGAATACATGGGGCCGGGCAGATGAGCGTCACGGCAGATCAATTGAGCGATGAGGTTTTACCGGCGGCCGAAGCGGTCCGCCGCAGCCATCAATGAGGATGTGATGAGCGACAAGCTGCTCGATGAAGTCCGCGCCGCCCTGGCCGCCGAGGTCCTCGACACCCGACCCTTCGACGGGGTGCAGCCCGCCGAGGTCGACGACGTGATGATCTGCAATGCCCTGGGCGATCTCTACGGCCGCGCCGCTGAGCCACAGCGGGCCTACAACTTCTATCACCGTGCCGCCGAGCTCTACCGCGCCGAGGGCTATAGCACCAAGGCCATCGCCATCCTGCGCAAGGCCACCCGCCTGGAGATGGCGCCGCCGGAGGCGCTCTGGGAACTGGGCGGGCTCTACGCCGTCGAGGGCTTCAAGGCCGAAGCCTCCCAGCAGTACCTGCGCTACGCCGATCTGCAGCGCCGCCGCGACGACACCGACGCCGTCCTGCTGGCCTACGAGAAGATCGTCGAACTCGATCCGCAGAATGCGCTCATCCGCGTCGTCCTGGCCGAGATGTACTCCAAGAGCGGGTTCACCGAGCGGGCGCTCGAGGAATACGAACGGGCCCTGGAGATTCTCGATCCGGAACGCGACGCCCAGGACGTGGCCAGGGTCAAGCGACGGATCATCGACCTGGAGCGCAAGAGCGAGACCGAGGCCCAGACCGGTGTCGAGCTGCCGGCAGAACTCGAGCTGCCCACCCCGGAGGCTTCCCCCACGGTCGAGGAAGCCGACCCTGAAGATCAGGGAACCGAGATTGACCTCGGCGAAACCATCATTGAAGACGCCGAGGCCGACATCGACCTGGAGGCCGCCGTCGGCGTTGCCCCGCCCGAGACCGACGAGCTGAGCCTGGAGGGCCTGGAGGCCGACGAAGACAGTACCGGGGTGGAGATCGATCTCGACGGGGCGATCCGGGAACGAACGGAGGCCGGCGAGACGAAGGCGCCCAGCGGGGAAACGACCTTCGAGGACGTCGTCGAGGACTTCAAGGAAGCGATGAGTTCCCTGACGGCCGGTGACGATCCCCAGGGCCACTATGATCTGGGGATCGCCTACAAGGAGATGGGGATGCTCGACGACGCCATCCTTCAGCTCCAGGCCGCCGCCCGGCACGAGTCCCTACGTGACAAGGCCGCCAGCCTGCTGGCCGAGTGCTTCTACGAGAAGGGGCTGCCCGAGTTAGCCGTCAAGGAGCTTCAGCGGGCCCTGCGCAGCGCCGTCGACGAGGACGAGCGCCTCTCGCTGCACTACCGCCTGGCCGTTGTGCTACAGGAGCTGGGGCGTGACGCGGCGGCCCGCGACAACCTGCTGGAATGCTACGCCATCGATATCAACTACCGCGACGTGGCCCGACGGCTGGAGAACCTCGGCTGAACCCCGGACGATCCCGGCCGAGACCCTTGAAACAGGGCCTCGACCGCCTCCACGACGCCTGGGCGTCGCGTTGCCGGAACTGGCACGGTTTTTGCGTTCCAGATCCCGTCCCGGACGGCCGCAGGTTCTGGCTTATGCAAAAACCGTGCCAGTTCCGGCGGTCTTACCCCGGTCGGAGCGGGATCGGCTTCTTCAAAGGTCTCGGCCTCGGACAGCGGATCTTTCACGAAACCCTCCTCCAGCTTGGAGGGAGCGATCGGATGGCTATCAGCGATGCAGCGACGCCATAGTTCTGAGACGCTCCAGGAGCGAACCAGTCTGGACCGCACCCAGTCGGTGCACACCCAGCGCACCGCCGGCGGGCTCAAGGTTCTCTGCAAGCATTACCCGGCCGCTCCCGTGGTGACCATCTGGGTTTGGATCGGTGTGGGCAGCGTCAACGAACCCGCCGAAACGGCGGGCATCAGCCACGTGCTGGAGCATATGGCCTTCAAGGGCACCCGGCGGCGCGGCCCGGGCGAGATCAGCCGGGAAGTCGAATCCCGCGGCGGGGTGATCAACGCCTTCACCGGCTACTATGCGACGGCCTTTTACGTCAGTCTGCCCAGGGAGGAGCTGTCCCTGGGCGTCGACATCCTGGCCGACGTACTCTGTAACTCCGTCTTCGACGAGGTCGAGCTGCGGCGCGAACTCCAGGTGATCCGTGAAGAAATCCGTCTGCGCGACGATCGCCCCGCCAGTCGGCTCTGGGAGCTGATCACGGGGACGGTCTTCCGGCGACACCTGCTGGGTCGGCCGATCGCCGGAAGCCACGCCGGCGTTGACGGCCTCAGTCGTCAACAGGTGTTCGAGCATTTCCAGCGTTACTATACCCCGGCCAACACCAGGGTCGCCGTGGTCGGCGACGTCGATCCCGCTGTCGCGTACCGTGTCGTCGCCGAGGGTTTCGCCGACTACGCACGTCAGGGTCGGAAACCGCCCCGCCCGCCCCGGGAGCCCAACCAGCGGGAGTTCCGCCTGCGGGTTGAGGAGATGCCCGTCGCCCGGGCCCGCCTGGCACTGGCCTGGCCGACGGTCAGCCAGCTCCACGCCGACGCCCCGGCCCTGGACATCCTGGCCGACATCCTGGGCAACGGACGTTCCAGCCGCCTGTACAGTCGCTTGAAGGAGCGTCGGGGGCTGGTCGACGACGTCCAGGCGACCTCCTACACCGGAGACGACGCCGGTCTGTTCGTCGTCGAGGCCGAGCTGGATCCCGACGGCGTCGACGAGGTGACGGCCCTGGTCAACGGCGAGGTCGAGCTGTTGCGCAACCTGCCCGTGGGACCCTACGAGCTGGGTCGGGTGCGCAACGCCGTCGAGCTGGAGTACCTGGAAAACCATGAGACCGCCGAGGGGCAGGCCCAGGAGATTTGCTATTACGATCAACTCGGCGGCTGGCGCTTGGCCGACGCCTATCTGGACAATCTCTACCGTGTCGACGCCAAACGGCTGCGCGAGGTGGCTATCTGCTACCTCTCGCCCTCGTCGCTGAACGCGGCCCTGCTGGTTCCCGAGGGCCGGGGTGCCGACTTCGCCGGGCTGACCCCCGCCGCGGCGCGTCTGAAGATGCCGCCGCGCAAACGCCCCCTGCCCGAGAAGCCGCCCCAGATCGTTATCCCGGCCAAGGTGGCCGTCGAGGAGGTCGAGCTCGACAACGGGGTGCGCTTGATCATCCGCCGCAACGCCAACATCGCCCAGACCTCGATGCTGGCCCTCGTCGTCGGCGGCTTCCCCGAGGAGGAGCCCGCGGAGTACGGGATCACCAACTTGGCTCTCGATCTGGCCCTGCGCGGGACACGACGCCGCGGCGCCGAGGCCTTCCACAGCCAGCTCGAGTTCTACGGCACCGCCATCGACGATGTGCTGCGACGGGATTGCTTCGGTTTGCGGCTGGACTGCGCCTCCCGCCACCTGGAACCCTGCCTGGAGTTGTTCGGCGAAGCCCTCTGCCGTCCGGCCTTCCCCGAGGCCCGGCTGGAAAACACCCGCGGCGACGTCCTGGCCGAGATCGCCACCCGGCCCGAGGAGGCCGTGGGTTACGCCCTCGGTAAGGCCAACATCGCCCTCTACGGTGGACGGGGCTACGGCCATTTTCTCGCCGGGGAGACCGACACCGTGACCGCCTTGGATCGCGATCGGCTGGAAGCTTGGTATCGACGGCGGCTCAGCGGAAAGCGTTTGGTGTTCAGCATCGGCGGCGGATTGGACGGGGAGCGGACCCGTCGGCTGGTTGGCGAGCTGCTCGAGGAGCTACCGGCCGGCTCGGCGCCCCCACCGCCGCCGGAATGCCGCTACCAGGCCGTCACCCTCGAGGAGCGGCTGCCCAAGCAGCAGACCCACATCGCCCTGGCCCACCCGGCGCCGGGGCTGGCCGACGAGGACCGCTTCGCCGCCGCCGTCCTGGCCCAGGTTCTGTCAGGAACGGGCAACCGCCTCTTCGTCCGTCTGCGCGACGAACTCCACCTGGCCTATCTGGTATTCTTCAACTACCGGCCCCAGCGCGGCGGCGGGGCCTTCTTCAGCTATCTAGGCACTCAGCCGGGTCGCGGCGACGAGGCCCTCGCCGCTTTGG
Above is a genomic segment from Candidatus Coatesbacteria bacterium containing:
- the accC gene encoding acetyl-CoA carboxylase biotin carboxylase subunit, translating into MFNKILIANRGEVALRVIHAARELGIRTVAVYSEADRESPHVREADEAVCIGPPPPNRSYLSIPRIIATAEITDADAIHPGYGFLAENPHFAEICEACQVTFIGPDPRTITMMGNKSRARQTMTAAGVPVVPGSEGVVQKVDDAIELAEEIGYPVIVKAVSGGGGRGMRIAHTQVSLIKAFSTAQTEAEAAFGDGSLYLEKFIVKPRHVEIQIMADKHGNVVHLGERDCSIQRRHQKLLEESPSPAVDAELRARMGEAAVEAARACGYHSAGTVEFLLDASGHFYFMEMNTRIQVEHPVTEMLTGTDLVIEQIRVAAGAELSWSQDEITYDGHVIECRINAEDPMRNFTPSPGPIAEFQAPAGEHIRIDTFAETGGTVSPYYDSLVAKLIVKGADRADCIARTRAALDELVIEGVKTTIPFHQALLQHPRFVAGDFDTGFLDEERVV
- a CDS encoding glycosyltransferase, translating into MAKFFPLEERGFRQDCVLRPDNRAALPVDFPLGLRRVRGRPNLLDHLSLSSLRTLARSGRWAAEYIHGLEPLLADYGLVRSAEIHYPFSWQCVRAHRRGQGPPVVVTVHQNIPHIWLKKSRIQNELAEVRRGARLFVAVTEYCARLCRQEGIPAERIRVGGNAVDLARFRPGPVDSGLRRKLGAGEGDFLVLALGRQRWEKGQWVLVHALRALELAGKPVRGAIVGSGGARSGLERLAAAYRLGERLRFLDPLPYERVPELLRAVDCLVQPSLPAPHWQEQFGMAALEALACGVPVVTTRVGGIPEVVGEAALYTPPGNYVALAESLERLRTTPGLREELIGRGLERAELFSLERIAGRYTAAFADAAAAG
- a CDS encoding 2-phosphosulfolactate phosphatase encodes the protein MMEPTPRIDAALCPAELAGLELSGRTAVVIDVLRATTTITTALEAGAAALIPRATLEECRARRREDPELLCGGERGGLKPADFELGNSPAAYTASAVRGRRIVFSTTNGTRALLACAAAETVLLGALINRAAVAGRLAADGRDVVLVCSAKHGRPNLEDSLCAGLIVRALEERGLELELSDGARLVRAVAATYPPGYDVLADTDHGREMLSLDLEADIRFCARLDTCRTVGRWTAGRIIV
- a CDS encoding tetratricopeptide repeat protein: MRFYRRPKRSAAAINEDVMSDKLLDEVRAALAAEVLDTRPFDGVQPAEVDDVMICNALGDLYGRAAEPQRAYNFYHRAAELYRAEGYSTKAIAILRKATRLEMAPPEALWELGGLYAVEGFKAEASQQYLRYADLQRRRDDTDAVLLAYEKIVELDPQNALIRVVLAEMYSKSGFTERALEEYERALEILDPERDAQDVARVKRRIIDLERKSETEAQTGVELPAELELPTPEASPTVEEADPEDQGTEIDLGETIIEDAEADIDLEAAVGVAPPETDELSLEGLEADEDSTGVEIDLDGAIRERTEAGETKAPSGETTFEDVVEDFKEAMSSLTAGDDPQGHYDLGIAYKEMGMLDDAILQLQAAARHESLRDKAASLLAECFYEKGLPELAVKELQRALRSAVDEDERLSLHYRLAVVLQELGRDAAARDNLLECYAIDINYRDVARRLENLG